Part of the Halorubrum lacusprofundi ATCC 49239 genome, ACAGTGTCACGCGTGATGGACGGCGTCCGGAGATACATCGCTGACTCGTCGAACCGAAACGAGGATCACATTGAGAAAGCCGATGCAGCGCTCGGAGCCGTCGCCGTCAACTGCCTGCTCAACAGGGATGCAGAGTTTGTCGTCGTTGTAACGACGGATACCGATGCGGGGGAAGGAGTTGTCGCGGCCCTCGATGCAAATGGATTTGAAGACCGCGCCCGGTTCAAAGTTGGATTCGAACTGATTGACGAGATCACCTAAGATACTGTCCCGTTCCTCGGGGAGTACGGAGAAAGTGTGCGAACCGTTCTATGATACCTTCGTCCTGAACTCTGGGTAGTGTTCGCGGTACTGTACCAAAACTACTACTGGACGGTGATGTGAGCCGATACAGCGAGTTATTCTACTGGGACAGGATTAGACGTCGAATCAATGCCAGTGCGACCATCTTGGTGGCCACCACGCCACACGATGGTCCGGCATTTTTGAGGAACACTCTCTCGTGGGGCCGTGTTCCCACGGCAACTAAACACAGTGTAGAAACCCACATAAATAGTCGTATATTTGCTTGCAGGTTGAGGCCCACAATAACACGGAGATAGACCCCATTCCGATGAATTGGCAACCCCACAGAGTGGGTTCTCATAAGCCATTTTATAATAAACGCGCTTGTGGCGTAGATTGTTGGTGGACAATTGTCCGAGGATCTTGTAGGCACATTATTTTAGTAGAACTTCAAATATCTCTGTGGAAGTTTGTCACTTCATCGACTGACCGATAATACAAACTGCTAACAGAAACTGCGAAACCGATACAGACGGTGGACTTACCGCCTTCAACAGTCAAGCGATGATAGATGAATGAGGACAGTGAGCCCGGAGTAAGCGGGAAAGAGATGGGGGCAGGAATGGCGATCGGGATCGCAATCGGCGTTGCTATTGGTGCTGCTACGGATAATCTCGGACTGTGGATTGCACTCGGCGTTGCACTTGGTGCCGGAATTGGGGCTGGTTTGAGTAATCGGGAATAGGGGAGGAATGATCTCTAATTGATGAATTCGCATATCTACTTAACGGCTGTTTCAGCGCCAGAAGTAGAGAACTAATTGAGTTTCAACAGAGTCGGCAAGACACAGTTCGGACTGTGATCTGTGCGGAACAGTCAAAATTGCGGGGACTGTAGGTTATTCTACGATGAGTGCAGCAGATGAATCGATTCGCTCGAAGGCGATCGGTGCGGGAATCGGTATCGGGGTCGGTATTGGGGCCGGATGGGGGATAGTGATGGCGCTGATCATGGACGGAGATATCTCAATAGGAATCACGATTGGGGCGGGTGCTGGATTGATAATCGCACTCGTTTCCGGGGCTGCTGTCTATCAGACTGTAGCAACCGAATGATTCACCCGTAGTCTTCAGCGATCAGTTGTTTCCCGCCGGCATTGCCTGCAGAAGGTAATTTCAACGGAGCCTCCGTGTCAAGAACAGTAGAACAGTACCCTCATTTCAATCCACCACGTACTCTGTCAATATGCCTGACAACGTTCTCGTCGCGTTCGATGGGTCGCCACTCTCCGAGAGTGCGCTCACACACGCTGTCGAGAACTACCCGAACGCGAGCATTACCGCGATGTACGTCATCAATCCGATCGACTCGATTATCGATGTTGAGGCCGGCGGCCTCCCCGTCGCAGAAGACTGGTACGACAATGCCCAAGAACGAGCAACTGCCATCCAGACAACAGCCACGACTCTCGCATCGGATCACGATATCGACCTCAAGACTGTCACGGAAGTTGGCAAACCGGCACGAGAGATCGTCGAATATGCTGACAACCACGACATCGATCACATCGTCGTAGGAAGTCATGGCCGATCTGGAATCGACCGTGCGATTCTCGGAAGCGTCGCTGAGAGAGTTACCCGCCGAGCACGGATTCCGGTGACGATCATCAGCTGAGTGGTTCGAACCAGACAGGAGGTCGCTCAAGTAGACCGAGAATACGCTCTCGCGTGCGGTCAGACGAGGATACAGAAAATACCGGCTCTGTTGAAATCCTCAGAGAGTTACACGTCCATCCTGTAATTCTACGATATGAAGGCCCTCCCGAAGTCACAGATTCTCCGCTTTACTGAGAAAGCGATCCATCTGGCCCGCCGAGCAGTCTCTCGATACTCCTCGAAGTTTTCCAAACACCGCTATACACTTCCACAGCACGTTGTTCTGCTCTGTTTCAAAGTGCGGAAGAACACGACCTATCGTGGTCTGCTTGATGAACTGATCGAGATGCCACGCATTCGTCGCGCCCTCGGATTAGCTGAACTCCCTACGCCGTCAACGCTCTGTAAGGCGTTCAATCGGCTTGATATGGCTGTGTGGCGTGTCATACTGACTCTCTCAACGGCGCTTCTTCCGACGAGTGGCGTCGTTGGAGTTGATGCGTCAGGGTTCGACCGCAGTCACGCCTCGAAACACTACACGAAACGCGCCGAACTCACGATTCAGCAGCTCAAAGTGACGCTGTTGGTCGATGCGAAGGTGAACGCGATCATCGACCTACATGTGACGACGACACGAAAGCACGACAGCCAGATCGCCCCCTCTTTGATTAAGCGCAATCCCGAGGACATCGATATTCTGCTCGGTGACAAAGGCTACGACGACCAGAAAATCAGGCGACTCGTCCGTGAATACGAGGGTCGCCCACTGATTAAGCACCGTGAGTTCACACCAATTCATAAGGCATGGAACACGCGCTTAGATGCTGATCTTTACGGACAGCGTAGTCAATCCGAGACCGTCAACTCTACGCTCAAGCGGAAGTACGGTGCGTTCGTCCGATCACGACGATGGTGGAAACAGTTCCGTGAACTCACCATCGCCTGTATCGTTCATAATCTCGACCGGTCGCTCTGAGCGGTCTAGACAGACAAACTCAGTACTTCACAAAGCCGCTTAGTTAGAACGTCTGCTTGCTGAAGGTGTGTCTAAAACCAAACAAGCAGACGGTGAGATCCACGAGGACCAGCTTCTTAACTTTCTCGTCAACCGCCTTGACGAGGAAGTTTCGCTCTCGTTAGCCAATAACGCTGAAATCACTGCTGAAGACATCTATGAGGTCCTCGTCGGCGCTTGCGCCGACGGGACCTCTGTCTCTACGCTCTGTGCGTCGAGCCAGAACTCACCCGCTGGGAACACGGTCCTCTACCATCTTCGGACGAAGTTCGAGCCGGAACGGCTCGAACGAGTCGCTAACACGCTCCTGCGAAAGGATCTCGATGAATTGCTCCCCGAACAGGTGGAGGTCTGCGCAGACCTCCACCTGCGGCCCTACTACGGTGACGAAGACGACACAGACGGCCTCTATCACTCGGTAGCGAAGCGTGGAACCACTGCGTTCCACGCCTATGCCACACTCTACGCGCGTGTGAAGAACAAACGCTACACGCTGGCGGTACGCCGTCTCAAAGACGGCGATACCGCAAGTAGTGTCCTCGCTGAGTTCTTCGGTGTCCTCGACGGCCTTGACGCCGGGGTCAAGGCCGTCTACCTTGATCGCGGATTCTACGACAGTAAGTGTCTCACGCTGCTTCAGGCGCACAATTACGCGTACGTGATCCCGATCATCCGGTGGGGTGAGGCGATTCAGCAAGAGCTCTCGGAAGGATGGAGTCGCGTCATTCAGCATGATCTGACGGGGAAACTCGACGGTCACAGCTGGACCGTCGATTTTCCCGTCTACATCGACTGTACGTACCTAAATGGGAAGTATGACGAGAACGGTGTGGCGCGTCACGGCTACGCCGCTGACGCGCCGTTCATCGACTCACCACGGGACGCTCGATACCACTACTCGAAACGCTTCGGTATCGAGTCAAGCTATCGCTTGTTTGAGCAAGCGATAGCGACAACGACAACACGAGATCCAACGGTACGGCTGCTGTACGTGGTGGTGAGTCTCCTCTTACAGAACGTCTGGCGGTACCTTCACTACGAGTATGTGGCGACGCCCCGCCGAGGCGGGCGTCGCCTCTGGTGGTGGCCGTACAAGGAGTTCGTCAATATGATTCGACGAGCTGCGTGGACGGCCCTCGCGGTGCGTCGGGCCGTCCCCGCGAATCGGCCACCTGACGACCGATTCCACCGCTAACCACCGACCGAGCAAGCCAGCGGAGTGAGTGGCGACGCTGTCGCGTCGGCGGCTGACCGCCGCCGACAGCGACAGCTCTCCGTCGATCCGTCCGTAATTCTCTCGTCGAGACCGTCAGTACAACCGCTTCGACACAGAACTCAGGCCGCAGAAACAGCTAGCCGAGGATGCTTTGTGAGGTACTGATGTTGATCGTGTCTAGTATTTTATTCTGAATCAGAAGGGGGGAGTGCGTATTGAATATAATTTGCGCATCACCATTACAAAGACTTCTGAAGACTCGAAGTAAGTTCTTCTGCAGATTCGGATGCAGAAACAGTTCCGCCTCCTCATAGAGGATCAAGAGGGGTTGCCTCTGTTCATTTTCTTCACTATCTTCATTAGCTATAGAGAGCGAACCATCTCGAAGATCAGCAATAGTGCGAAGCATACTGAAAACCAGTACCCGCCTCACACCTTCACCAACATTCTCGTGTGACAAGGTGTCTTCAAGTTGATCATCTTCAATCCGAATATCCACGCCTCGGAATAATCTCCTACTCTCCACTCGTGGGAAATCCAACTCCACAGAATAATCTCTGAAGGCTTGCTTGAGATAATCACTTATTTGGGTCTCAAAGGCTTCTGAACTGGTGTCTAGTCGATCATATACACTGCCTAAATTTTCATCAAGTTGTTTGTTGATATCTTCCTCTAATTCACTATATAGGGCATCGGTCATTTCGCCTAGTTCGCCCGAAGTCTGGGCCGCATCTTCAACTTCTTTGATAGCAGGTATCTTGACCACGTCAGGAAGCACTACCTCTCTAATCAACTGTTTCGTACCCGAAGGAAAACTCGTAGGCTTCGGTTCAAATTCAAGACCCTCCGGCCGAGAGGCTATGTAACTCTCATACCCATCCTTCCATGCACCCTTCTGCTTCAGACTGTCTTCGTCGACATGTCCCGCGACTTCTGGATATTTTTCCCGCATCGCGTCCCGATAATCAGTGTTGGTGAACCCCTCTTTATCATCGATATTTCCCCACTGATCATCGCGGAAGTCCAGAAAAGTATCTTCACTCAGTTCCTCATCAATAGGCCTGAGTTGGATTACTTGGAATGATGTATTTCCCCCTTTCTCTTCCGATTCGGTAATACGACAGATTCCAAGATGATTGTCGAAGTCTTCCCAGTTTAGAAGGAGTTCTCGTACCTGCTCCCGCTTCCTCTCATCCTGTATCCGGTGTAGGTCTTTTTCTAATACATTAAAATACCCTCTGACCTCTACTGTTCGAGAAGTCTCCTTGTTCCAGTAGAGTTCCTCATCTTTCGTCTTATCCTCTTGCTCAAGCAGGTATTTGATAGATGAAACAATATTGGTTTTTCCAACGTTGTTTTTTCCTACGAGACAGTCAAGTCCTTCAAATGTTATTGCGTCATCTCCCCATTGTTCCTTTATCGAACGGTGATTTTTGACTTCTATCCTATCAAGATTCATTTTAATACCACCATTGAGCTATCGAACTTGTTCGTACTGGTACACATTTTTAATGTTGCTGTGGAAGCACTTCCCATGTGAAGACGCGTTCATCAAGTCTGTGTGAATATTTGCGGGAACACTGAAATAACGGTAGACTCCCCCACTGTTGAATTCGATCTCTAAGATTTGGTCGTCTTGATTATAGCCGACACTTCTTAGGTTGCTAGAAGATACGGAAGTCCTGTCCATAGGCCTGAATGTGAAAGGAAGTCATATAGTTCTACCTTTGTTCACAAGTTCATAGATCTGCAGACATTTATCCATCCACTAGCATGCATATCCTTTTCACTCATCGGTGGGTGTCAGTGATGTAGGACATGATTGAGTTGCTAGAAAAGGCAGCCTCTTTTCCAACAAGGAAAAATCTTAACAACCGTTTCGGTTGCGAGGATCCCCATTCGTGCCATGACTGAACGTCAAAGAGCCCTCGGTGATTTCGGTGGTGAAGGTAGAAACAGGAGCAAATCTAGCAGCGACCCCCCGGAGTACAATTACTCGATTGAGGGGCACATCGGCTATTTCTCGTGGTACCGCGGAACCCCATCGCTCTCTTTTATAGATTCTGATGCTACACTAAATTGCGACAGCTTAGTCGGTGAGTCACTCCGCGTCACCCTCCATGAGGAACGCGTCTGTGGTAACTGCGGCGAGAAGCTCTCGAAGCCGAAATACTCGGTATGTTACGACTGTAAACAACGGCCGCCATTTACGCAGTGCATCAAGACGCCGGGTACTGACTGTAAGAACGCCGACTGTCCATTCCCCGACTACAAGCGCGATGCGTGCGCCCACACTTACGTCGTTTACCTCGTCACGAAGGCTGATGTGAAGGTTGGCATCAGCCGGAGCGACCGTCGTCTCCAGCGGTGGGCCGAGCAGGGCGCGAGTCACGCTATCGTCGTTGCCGAAACGCCGAATCGAAAGTCGGCGGGGCTCATCGAGGAGGCGTTCAGTGATCGCTTTGAAACCCAGTCGAGTAGTTCATGGTACGAACCGCGGACGTCTCCTGTTGAGGATCTTGTTGAGGCCACCCGAACGGTGCCAGAGTACATTCCAGATGACTCACGGTTACACGCGTGTCTCACCCTCAACGATCTTGATGAGGATGTTGTCGCTGACCGAGTCGTATCAATACCTCACCGTGCGACCGGCATCGACCACGCGCGTGGTGTAAATCGACCCGAACTGGAGGTCGGCGATAACGGCGAGGGGACGATTTTAGGCGTTCGGGGGAGTGTCATCCTCACGGACTCCTTTGCACTTAATCTCAAGAAACGCCAAGGTTATCGAACGACCATCGAAACAACGGCCGAGCTTGCCGTCGAAGTGGAGGATAAACTCTGTTGTCTGCTACGATTCGTAGGCGGATTGTGGGACGGCGTGGCGCAGAAACTGCAGTCAGAACGACAACTGAAAGATAGCAATGACGGCACACATTACTCTGGAGGAGATGGACGTAGCGAACGATCTGGATGAGGGTGCAAAGTACACGACGACCTTCGAGGTCGTTGACGCTCAACACCACCCTAACCGTGGGCCCGGAAACCGCGTTCTCAAGTACGTAGACGAGACGGGTAGACGGCCAGGCATCACCCTTTGGGTAAACTCAACGCCTGACGAGGTGTACGAGACGGATTTCGAAGCCGGCGAGACATACACGCTGACAGACCTTCGCTACTCTATCAACGAGTCCAGTGGTCGAACCTTCTACAATCTTACTGCGACGGCCGATACTAAAGTGACTCAGTCGACGAGAGACGCGGACATAGGTGAGACCACCAGTTCTGCTGATGTAGAATCGTCATCCGGAGACGATGAGACATCGTCGGTTGACGTGAGGGCGAAGCAGGGGGGGACAGTAGCGAAGCAGAACGGAATAACACCGACTCGACAGGCGAGGAAAAGGAGCCCCGAGCCGTGTCCGCGTCGGTTGATGAAGAAATGCAGGCAGAAATCGATGATGCGTTCGCCGACGTACCTGAGTCAGCGACCGAGCAGACGGGACACGCGCTGACGACCTTCCGAAGTGAGAAATCACTCTCTGAATTTGCGGTTCACGAGTACACGCTGAAAGCCAAGGACGGGTACCGTCCCGATGATCATCAAGCCGCCCTGCGCGACACGTACAAGGCGAGACGAGACATCTTGGGAGAGTTTGAGAGCTCGTCTCCCCCGGTTATCGCCGTTCGAGATGCCCTCGCGCTCGCTACTCCGTCCCCACTCCCTGTTGAAGATTTAGAGCTGAAGAATTTCGAGATGGTCAACGACGGGCCACACACACTGGACTACACCGATTATAGTGACAAGGCTGTCACAAAGGGGCTCATCGACGCCTCACTCCGTCGCATTCTGGATGGTGACTATGAGGTTCGAGGCATCGACACGGTCCTCTCAAAGCGCCCTGTTATCCAGAAACAAGACTTCCGCCTGCACGAACGATGGAATCTCTCGCTATCGGTAACGAATGCTGGCGTCGTCTATCTCTCGGTTGACTTCCGGCACAAGACCATCTCTGAGTACACCCTCGACAAATTCGATCTCGATAAGCTCTATCGTGGCCTCCGCGTCAACGTAACGTACAAGCAGAGCGGGAAAGGGGCGTTCGTTGACGAGCTAATGGATAAGACGGTCAACGAGAGTATCGATGATATGGGTAATCAAAGCGTCGTTGAGTACCACGAGGGAGCAGAACGGATCCCCGACCGCGTTCTGAAAGAAATCGCTCGTGCTGACCGGCGGGTAGTGAAAGTCACCAAGCAGGGTTCGCACAACACCGAGTATTACCCCCAGCGACTCCTCGCCCTACAGGGTCACCCGCAGAACGTGAAGGCGTTTGCCCCGAGATTTAATGAGGCGACTCGCGGGAAGACGCGGCTATCTGCCCAACGGTGTCTCAATCGGGCGACAACTTTCGTCGAAAATCTTCCGCCGGTCATTCCGCTAGGAGGGGCGACTCTCTCGTTTGACGCAACACCGGTCAATGGCGATGACACTTGGGAGATGTCGCGGTTGTTTGAGACCGACGCCCACATCCTCCAGTTCGCCGAGGAGCAAACTGGTGACCATCCGCGACGGGTGAAGCACAATGAAGTGTACGAAGCCCCCGAGGAGTTCTCGGTGTGTCTCGTCCATCCGAGCGCGGGCCCACACGCTGAGCGGTGGGAAAACCTCGATCAGCAACTCAAGGACATCGGAGCGGGTCCTGAAGCGGTTAATCGGGTGCAGTACGACCCGTTCAAAACTGCTGATGAGATCTATACCGACCTGCTGGTTGACGTACCCGATGACCACGAGTACTCTGCCGCGTGTGTCATCCTGCCGAAGGCGGATTTCAGCATGGGTGAGAGTAGCGCGAGCGACATTTATCACGAGATGAAGAAAGCGCTCCGCCAGAGGCGTGTTGATAGCCAGATGGCCCATATCGACACGCTCGCCACCAGCTACGCGCTTCCGAACGTCGCGCTGGGATTGGTCGCTGCCGCGGGCGGCATTCCATTTACAACCGAGGATGCAATGCCAGGCGAGACGGATCTGTTCATCGGAATTGACGTATCCCATCGCTACCCGCGAGATACCGACGAACGTGTCCATATCGCCGCCTCAACGACGAGTATCTACGGCGACGGTACTATCCTCGGGTATACCTCTGCGAAACCCCAGACGGGTGAAAAGGTGCCGCCGAAAGAGCTGAAGAATCTCACGCGCCAATCGATCGCGGGGTACAAGCAGGAACACGGCGAATATCCAGACCGCATCGTCATCCACCGGGACGGATTCATGCGCGAGGATCTCGATCAGGTAGAGGAGATGTTAGAATCGATGGACATCAACTACGATGTTGTCGAGATTCGCAAGCAATCGCCAGCGCGCGTTCTCAACCTCGCAGACGGCGTCGCCAAGATACCCGACAAGGGCATTGCCGCACTCAACCGCGAGGAAAATAGAGCTATCCTCGCTACATTCGGTGACCCCGAGTCGCAAGCGACGAGCTCAAACACGGGACTTCCTCAGCCTATCCAAGTCGAGCGCAAGGCTGGCGACACTGACATCAAAACGTTGGTCGTGTCGCAAAGTCCTCTAGAGTTCAGTAGTAACTGACTCCCGTGAAGGCGGGGTTGCCTCTGGTGTCCAAACCGAGGTACCCCATGCACGCCACAATCGACGTGCGGTTCGAACTGAGTATCGACGACGACAAAACGCTACCGCTCGCCACGCTTGCCGAGGCCGTCACTGACCAGAACCTCGAAGCAGTCCTTCTCGAATCGCTGGTCGAGAGCCTCGACGCCGCCAGCGTCGAGGCGCTCTGTGGTGAGAAACACGCACATGGCAACGGTGACCAGCGCTTCCAACGCGCCGGCACCGACACCCGCACAGCTGTCACAACTGCCGGAGAACACGAGTTCTCTCTCCACTACGTCGAAGATACAGCCGCTTCCCCAGACGAATCCAGCTACTTCCGGCCCGTCGAAGACGTTCTCGACTTCGACGGGCAGAACCGCTATCAGCAGGACATCGCCGCCAAAAGCGTCGATCTCGCTACCTCGCTCAGCTATCGAGACGCTGCCAATCACGGCGACAGCTTCGTCTCGATGCCGTCGCCGACCACCATCAACCGCCGTGCCAAGAAATACGGCCACAAGCTCAAACAGTTCCTTCCAGACTGTGTCGCTGGCACAGACGCTGACGCCGTCATTCCTGACGGGACAAAGTGCCACAGCCAAGACGACGACCGCTCGTCCCACTCCGTCCAAGCAACGCTCGGCGAAGACACCGCCGAAGAGTCACGCTCCCTGCTGGATCTGTCGGTCAACGCTGACTGGGACGAAACTGCCGCCGAACTCGATGATATCGGCGCAGTCACTGACGACGCGACGGTCGTCAGTGACGCTGATAGCGGCATCGTCACAGCCTTTACCGACGAAAACCGTGACCACCAGCTCGATCTCGTCCACGTCGGCCGAACGCTGGGTTACACCCTCTGGGACGATGGCGTCTTCTCCTTGGACCGTCGGAAGGAGATCGTTTCGGAGGTGATCGACGAGGTGTTCCATCTGAAGAACTCTGTGGCGAAGCATCGTCCAGCGGAGGAGTTCGCGGCGATCCGCTCGCGGATCGCGCGAACGAGAGAGCGATTAGAGAAGACAGCGTGGCAACTGGAGCAGTTCGGGTCAGCAAAGGCTGCAGGGTATCTTCGGCGGTGGCTGCCGTCGATTGTGACGTTCGCCGAGCACGCTGTCGAGGGGTTCGAGGTTCCGTGGACCTCGAACCCCGTCGAACGACTGATGGGCGAGGTCAGCAAGCGGTGCAAGAACCAGTGGATGCGCTGGACAGCAGAGGGATTGGAAGCGATACTCCAACTTCGGTTGGTGAAGTACGCCGACCCCGAGTACTACCAAGCGTTCCTCGACGAACTGCTCCAACGTTCGACCAAAACAGCAATCAACTGTGACCTCTCAATTGAGAGTACCAGCGGCAAAGTCTAGACCGCTTTGCAACACGACCAAAACGTTGACTGCGCAAGTCTACCTACTGAGCCAGTCCCACGTCGGTGCGATGAACTCAACTGCTCGTCTACCCATTACTACCTACTATGCTGACCGTGCGAGCGAGGCCGCAGCCGAGGGGTACCTTCCGGAAACTTCGAAACTCCGCCAGAACATCGGCTTCATCTGACGAAGCACGGAGTTCTTTCCCAGAGATGGATAATCGATGTTCTGTTGTTATGATGATTTGAGACTCAGTTGCTGTGATGAGTGAGACAGGCGGGAAGGCCCTTGATTTCGACTGCCCGTACGTCGGGCTGTTTGACAACCATCTGGCCCTTGTTGAATTGAGTGACGGCCTCTTTGAACTCCTTCGGGACGAACACGTCATGGCTTTCGACCACGTCGCGTTCGAGACCGAGGTAGATGCGGGTATTCATTTGCTTTCGAACGTCCTCATCAATGTCTTGGGGCGTCTGGGTGATGATGTAGAGCCCGAACTTGTCCTTTCGCCCTCGTTTCGCGGCTTGTCTGAACTTCCGGACGAGGTAGCCAGAGCGTGATCCGAGGTCGGATGGTGTGGTGAGGTACTCGTGTGCTTCGTCCAGCGAGAGGAGCATCGGCGTTCCTTTGATATGTGGGAACTCCACATCGCTGCCGATTTTATTCGTGACGACATGGGCAAGCAAACAAGATACCACTAAGCGGTCGGTCGATCCACGGAGATGATCAGTCGGTATGATGGTGACCTTCCCCGGAGAAAACATCTCGCTGGTGAGGTCGAACAACGACTGGTCGCCGTTGTCGAAAACTCGGTTAAACTCGTACTGCCCCACGAGGCGTTCGCGGGCGGCTGTCTTGACGCTCCCGTTCTCAGTGATGCGGTCCTCGTCCTCGTCCAGCATGTTATCTGCGAAGTTCGAGAACTCCCCGTAGGTATAGGGCGCGTTGTGGTTGTGGAAGTACTCCGTAATGAGATCGTTGATGGCATCTTTCGTGCGGTCTGGGGGCGAGGATTTGTAGAGGAGTTGGCGATTCCTTCGGACGAGTTCGAACGGGATACTGAACTCCGTACAGTTCGGGTGAGAGGGGTGGGTGTCGTTGATGTTCGGGACGTACACACCGAAGTCGACGTTGCTGTCGGGGCTGTCAAGTCCCCCGTGAAGGATATTCTGTTCCTCCAGCATCTCTTGGAACTCGTCCT contains:
- a CDS encoding universal stress protein, whose translation is MPDNVLVAFDGSPLSESALTHAVENYPNASITAMYVINPIDSIIDVEAGGLPVAEDWYDNAQERATAIQTTATTLASDHDIDLKTVTEVGKPAREIVEYADNHDIDHIVVGSHGRSGIDRAILGSVAERVTRRARIPVTIIS
- a CDS encoding IS5 family transposase, with the protein product MKALPKSQILRFTEKAIHLARRAVSRYSSKFSKHRYTLPQHVVLLCFKVRKNTTYRGLLDELIEMPRIRRALGLAELPTPSTLCKAFNRLDMAVWRVILTLSTALLPTSGVVGVDASGFDRSHASKHYTKRAELTIQQLKVTLLVDAKVNAIIDLHVTTTRKHDSQIAPSLIKRNPEDIDILLGDKGYDDQKIRRLVREYEGRPLIKHREFTPIHKAWNTRLDADLYGQRSQSETVNSTLKRKYGAFVRSRRWWKQFRELTIACIVHNLDRSL
- a CDS encoding ISH3-like element ISHla1 family transposase → MSKTKQADGEIHEDQLLNFLVNRLDEEVSLSLANNAEITAEDIYEVLVGACADGTSVSTLCASSQNSPAGNTVLYHLRTKFEPERLERVANTLLRKDLDELLPEQVEVCADLHLRPYYGDEDDTDGLYHSVAKRGTTAFHAYATLYARVKNKRYTLAVRRLKDGDTASSVLAEFFGVLDGLDAGVKAVYLDRGFYDSKCLTLLQAHNYAYVIPIIRWGEAIQQELSEGWSRVIQHDLTGKLDGHSWTVDFPVYIDCTYLNGKYDENGVARHGYAADAPFIDSPRDARYHYSKRFGIESSYRLFEQAIATTTTRDPTVRLLYVVVSLLLQNVWRYLHYEYVATPRRGGRRLWWWPYKEFVNMIRRAAWTALAVRRAVPANRPPDDRFHR
- a CDS encoding AAA family ATPase, which gives rise to MNLDRIEVKNHRSIKEQWGDDAITFEGLDCLVGKNNVGKTNIVSSIKYLLEQEDKTKDEELYWNKETSRTVEVRGYFNVLEKDLHRIQDERKREQVRELLLNWEDFDNHLGICRITESEEKGGNTSFQVIQLRPIDEELSEDTFLDFRDDQWGNIDDKEGFTNTDYRDAMREKYPEVAGHVDEDSLKQKGAWKDGYESYIASRPEGLEFEPKPTSFPSGTKQLIREVVLPDVVKIPAIKEVEDAAQTSGELGEMTDALYSELEEDINKQLDENLGSVYDRLDTSSEAFETQISDYLKQAFRDYSVELDFPRVESRRLFRGVDIRIEDDQLEDTLSHENVGEGVRRVLVFSMLRTIADLRDGSLSIANEDSEENEQRQPLLILYEEAELFLHPNLQKNLLRVFRSLCNGDAQIIFNTHSPLLIQNKILDTINISTSQSILG
- a CDS encoding KTSC domain-containing protein, whose translation is MDRTSVSSSNLRSVGYNQDDQILEIEFNSGGVYRYFSVPANIHTDLMNASSHGKCFHSNIKNVYQYEQVR
- a CDS encoding DUF2797 domain-containing protein, with translation MTERQRALGDFGGEGRNRSKSSSDPPEYNYSIEGHIGYFSWYRGTPSLSFIDSDATLNCDSLVGESLRVTLHEERVCGNCGEKLSKPKYSVCYDCKQRPPFTQCIKTPGTDCKNADCPFPDYKRDACAHTYVVYLVTKADVKVGISRSDRRLQRWAEQGASHAIVVAETPNRKSAGLIEEAFSDRFETQSSSSWYEPRTSPVEDLVEATRTVPEYIPDDSRLHACLTLNDLDEDVVADRVVSIPHRATGIDHARGVNRPELEVGDNGEGTILGVRGSVILTDSFALNLKKRQGYRTTIETTAELAVEVEDKLCCLLRFVGGLWDGVAQKLQSERQLKDSNDGTHYSGGDGRSERSG
- a CDS encoding Piwi domain-containing protein, whose product is MQAEIDDAFADVPESATEQTGHALTTFRSEKSLSEFAVHEYTLKAKDGYRPDDHQAALRDTYKARRDILGEFESSSPPVIAVRDALALATPSPLPVEDLELKNFEMVNDGPHTLDYTDYSDKAVTKGLIDASLRRILDGDYEVRGIDTVLSKRPVIQKQDFRLHERWNLSLSVTNAGVVYLSVDFRHKTISEYTLDKFDLDKLYRGLRVNVTYKQSGKGAFVDELMDKTVNESIDDMGNQSVVEYHEGAERIPDRVLKEIARADRRVVKVTKQGSHNTEYYPQRLLALQGHPQNVKAFAPRFNEATRGKTRLSAQRCLNRATTFVENLPPVIPLGGATLSFDATPVNGDDTWEMSRLFETDAHILQFAEEQTGDHPRRVKHNEVYEAPEEFSVCLVHPSAGPHAERWENLDQQLKDIGAGPEAVNRVQYDPFKTADEIYTDLLVDVPDDHEYSAACVILPKADFSMGESSASDIYHEMKKALRQRRVDSQMAHIDTLATSYALPNVALGLVAAAGGIPFTTEDAMPGETDLFIGIDVSHRYPRDTDERVHIAASTTSIYGDGTILGYTSAKPQTGEKVPPKELKNLTRQSIAGYKQEHGEYPDRIVIHRDGFMREDLDQVEEMLESMDINYDVVEIRKQSPARVLNLADGVAKIPDKGIAALNREENRAILATFGDPESQATSSNTGLPQPIQVERKAGDTDIKTLVVSQSPLEFSSN
- a CDS encoding ISH6-like element ISHla10 family transposase; amino-acid sequence: MHATIDVRFELSIDDDKTLPLATLAEAVTDQNLEAVLLESLVESLDAASVEALCGEKHAHGNGDQRFQRAGTDTRTAVTTAGEHEFSLHYVEDTAASPDESSYFRPVEDVLDFDGQNRYQQDIAAKSVDLATSLSYRDAANHGDSFVSMPSPTTINRRAKKYGHKLKQFLPDCVAGTDADAVIPDGTKCHSQDDDRSSHSVQATLGEDTAEESRSLLDLSVNADWDETAAELDDIGAVTDDATVVSDADSGIVTAFTDENRDHQLDLVHVGRTLGYTLWDDGVFSLDRRKEIVSEVIDEVFHLKNSVAKHRPAEEFAAIRSRIARTRERLEKTAWQLEQFGSAKAAGYLRRWLPSIVTFAEHAVEGFEVPWTSNPVERLMGEVSKRCKNQWMRWTAEGLEAILQLRLVKYADPEYYQAFLDELLQRSTKTAINCDLSIESTSGKV